In Alphaproteobacteria bacterium, the genomic stretch AGTGGCTCTGCGTCGGGCGCGCCGATCAGATCCCAAACGCGGGCGATTATTACTGCATCGACCTGTTCGATAACCCGCTCGTCATCCTGCGCGACGAGAAAGGCGAGATTCAGGCGCTTTCAACCGTCTGCCGCCATCGCGGCGCCGAGGTGATCCAGGGCTCCGGCAACACCAAGGAGCTTCTGTGCCGTTACCACCTTTGGTCCTATTCACTCAAGGGCGAGCTTTACGGCGCACCGGAAATGGGTGGCGTCAAGAATTTCAACAGCAAGAAAATTTGCCTGCCGCGCCTCAAGGTCGAAGTCTGGCAGGGGTTTGTCTTTGTCAGCTTCAACAAGGACGCCACGCCCCTCAGCCCGCGCCTGAAGGGCGCCGACGAAATTCTCAAGAATTACAAGCTGTCGGAGATGACCACCGTCGTCCTGGCCGAACAGCAGGCGCCCTGGAACTGGAAGTTGATGCTCGACAATTTCATGGAATTTTATCACGTCTTGGGCCTTCACAAGGGCACGCATGACCCGATGCCGACGCAGCTTTCCAAGGCGGACGCTTACAACGGGAATTACGAGCATTCCTTTGGCGAAATTCCGGCCAAACATGGGACGCTTTGGAGCGTCACGGGAGAACATTCGCCGGTTCCCAGAATCCCCAGCCTGACCGAACGCGAGAATCATCTGGGTCAGTTCTTCTGCATCTATCCGAACCTTCTGTTTTTCGTCTCGCCGGAAATGATGGGCTTCTATCGAATATTCCCGCGTTCTCCGGGCACATTCGATCTCACCATCCACGTCTGCATTCCGCCGACCACGGCCGCGCTGCCGGATCTTGAACCGCGACTGAAGTCCGCGACTGACTGCCTGCTCGTGATCCACGGACAGGATTACTGGGCGTGCGAGTCGATGCAGCGCGGATTTTCGTCGACCCTCGCCGAACAGGGGCGCTTCAGCACCTACGACAAGCCCTGTAACCAGATCGCCCGATACGTCATCGAACGCGTCCTCGATGGCAAGGGTCTCTAGGCGGCATGACGGCCATGGGGGGTGAAGGAATTCCGACAGCGGAACCCGGCGGCCGGGAGAGCGCGGTTGACGTTGCCGCATTGCAAGCCACCTTGGCCGCGGAAGGGGTAAAATACTGCCTTGCTGCCTATGTCGACGTGCACGGCGTCACCAAGGGCAAGGCCGTGCCCCTTTCCCATCTGGGACGAATGTCCCGCGGTTCCGAACTATATACCGGCGCGGCACTGGACGGGCTTGGCCAGGGCCCGTCCGACGAGGAACTCGCAGTCATTCCCGATCTTGAAAAGCTGACGATCCTGCCCTGGCGTCGCGATACCGCCTGGGTGCCCGGCGACCTGACCTTCCGCCGGTCCCCCTGGCCCATGTGTGCCCGTACCGTTCTCAAGCAACAGATGGCGCGCGCCGAGCGGTTGGGGTTGCGGTTCAATCTGGGTATCGAGTGCGAAATATATCTGGTGTGCCGGGAAAACGGCACGATCGTGCCGGCCAATCCCAACGATACGCTGGCCAAGGCGGCTTACGACGTCGCCAACTTGCTCGAGAACATGGACTGGCTCGACGAGATCGTCGGCTATATGGACGAGATGGGCTGGGACGTTCATTCATTCGATCACGAAGACGCCAACAGCCAGTTCGAACTGGATTTCGCCTATGCCGACGCTGTCACCATGGCGGACCGTTACACCCTCTGGCGGCTCATGGCCAAGGAGGTTGCGCGCCGCCACGGGTTCGAGGCGAGCTTCATGCCCAAACCCTACAATAATCGCACGGGCAGCGGCGCCCACCTGAACATGTCAATGGAGGACATCTCGACCGGCCGCAATCTTTTCGGCGAAGCCAGCGACCCGCGCAACTGCGGCCTCTCCCCCCTCGCCTACAAGTTTCTGGCGGGCATTCTCAAACATGCACCGGCGATTGTCGCCGTGACCTGCCCCACGGTGAACTCCTACAAGCGCCTGGTGAAGACCGGCTCGATGACCGGGTACACCTGGGCGCCGATCTTCATTTCCTATGGCGGCAACAACCGCACCCACATGCTGCGTGTTCCCATGATAAGGCCCGAGATCGAGGACAGGCAGCCCGGACCCGGCTCGGTCTACCTTTCAAGCGCGCGCGTGGAATGCCGGGCTGCGGATGTTGCATTCAACCCGTACCTCGCCGCCGCCATGATGCTCGGCGCCGGGCTCGATGGTATCGAGAACGATCTCGATCCTGGCGATCCGCACCAGGAAAACATGTACGAGCTGAGCGACGCGGAACTGGCGGCGCGAGGCGTGGCACAGCTCCCGAGGACACTGCTTGAGGCGATCGAGGCTTTCGGCGGTGATTCGCTGGGCCGCGAGGTTATGGGCGACGATCTCTTCGAATCATATATCGCCCTGAAATCCGAGGAATGGTGGCGTTATCACAACGAGATTTCTCCCTGGGAAATTGATTCCTATCTGACGAAATTCGGATGACCGACACGGCGACAA encodes the following:
- a CDS encoding aromatic ring-hydroxylating dioxygenase subunit alpha gives rise to the protein MAPLDNTTSGDAIAAKLRSQGDFDASLRPLEEASTLPPLAYTSEEFYQLEIERIFMKEWLCVGRADQIPNAGDYYCIDLFDNPLVILRDEKGEIQALSTVCRHRGAEVIQGSGNTKELLCRYHLWSYSLKGELYGAPEMGGVKNFNSKKICLPRLKVEVWQGFVFVSFNKDATPLSPRLKGADEILKNYKLSEMTTVVLAEQQAPWNWKLMLDNFMEFYHVLGLHKGTHDPMPTQLSKADAYNGNYEHSFGEIPAKHGTLWSVTGEHSPVPRIPSLTERENHLGQFFCIYPNLLFFVSPEMMGFYRIFPRSPGTFDLTIHVCIPPTTAALPDLEPRLKSATDCLLVIHGQDYWACESMQRGFSSTLAEQGRFSTYDKPCNQIARYVIERVLDGKGL
- the glnT gene encoding type III glutamate--ammonia ligase codes for the protein MGGEGIPTAEPGGRESAVDVAALQATLAAEGVKYCLAAYVDVHGVTKGKAVPLSHLGRMSRGSELYTGAALDGLGQGPSDEELAVIPDLEKLTILPWRRDTAWVPGDLTFRRSPWPMCARTVLKQQMARAERLGLRFNLGIECEIYLVCRENGTIVPANPNDTLAKAAYDVANLLENMDWLDEIVGYMDEMGWDVHSFDHEDANSQFELDFAYADAVTMADRYTLWRLMAKEVARRHGFEASFMPKPYNNRTGSGAHLNMSMEDISTGRNLFGEASDPRNCGLSPLAYKFLAGILKHAPAIVAVTCPTVNSYKRLVKTGSMTGYTWAPIFISYGGNNRTHMLRVPMIRPEIEDRQPGPGSVYLSSARVECRAADVAFNPYLAAAMMLGAGLDGIENDLDPGDPHQENMYELSDAELAARGVAQLPRTLLEAIEAFGGDSLGREVMGDDLFESYIALKSEEWWRYHNEISPWEIDSYLTKFG